In Bos mutus isolate GX-2022 chromosome 10, NWIPB_WYAK_1.1, whole genome shotgun sequence, a single window of DNA contains:
- the CCDC177 gene encoding coiled-coil domain-containing protein 177 codes for MVDPVPEEEKLGAEPGGSGGDEAAASVPPDSQGAQQPTASSASASAVAPRKAEVPPAAEGGQREQSPLLHLDLFNFDCPEAEGSRYVLTSPRSLEACARCAVKPVELLPRALADLVREAPGRSMRVATGLYEAYEAERRAKLQQCRAERERIVREEKRRLFTPLGPAAAAASAPSAGSSSSCSSASLPASPAPRAARKASSSPSPARTQPPPAGSRAGRKSHSLDSLSRRREGALSSESGASSSSYSGESLRELHWPPRASARNSCAAGSAASAPNPLGRPSALALVPLTGRSFSLGDLSHSPQTAQHVERIVRQVRAERGLRGVPERDRKIAALMLARHQEERLLLEQRAAAHGQWEQQRVRAEQRREREEREKQRALEQGRRAWAAQVEERRGRRGREEREEARRRQRQCERSEERRRELAERQGLLRRERAERAAREDRQRKLQQEQNLKQREEGLQEVRERAEQVRRERAKRAAQVKQQQEGQLQREKQELSRVERARHEALLKGRARQERQEREGLRSSLEASLGRAQENYEQLVEQRTRELRERARREELQGRRAKEAAERKEREHQAHLEALARAGERRLQHAAQAAEEAVQQKARRVGQSRMEKERAQRANKEKVERDEDCRRRELLQAIGRKLERSEQLSRERRSALESARSTARASFHVREKVRQETNTRSFDRMVREAQLHASLDRK; via the coding sequence ATGGTGGATCCCGTGCCTGAAGAGGAGAAGCTGGGAGCCGAGCCCGGAGGCTCAGGAGGGGACGAAGCCGCCGCTTCGGTGCCCCCTGACTCCCAGGGCGCCCAGCAGCCCACGGCGTCTTCGGCCTCGGCCTCCGCCGTGGCGCCCCGCAAGGCTGAAGTCCCACCCGCGGCAGAAGGCGGGCAGAGGGAGCAGTCCCCGCTGCTGCACCTCGACCTCTTCAACTTCGACTGTCCGGAGGCCGAGGGCAGCCGGTACGTGCTGACCAGCCCCCGCTCGCTAGAGGCCTGCGCCCGCTGCGCCGTTAAGCCTGTGGAGCTGCTGCCCCGGGCCCTGGCGGACTTGGTGCGCGAGGCCCCCGGCCGCTCGATGCGAGTGGCCACTGGGCTGTATGAGGCTTACGAGGCGGAGCGGCGCGCCAAGCTGCAGCAGTGCCGGGCCGAGCGCGAGCGCATCGTGCGCGAGGAGAAGCGGCGCCTCTTCACGCCGTTGGGCCCCGCGGCCGCCGCGGCCTCGGCCCCCAGCgcgggcagcagcagcagctgcagcagcgccAGCCTCCCGGCCTCGCCTGCCCCGCGCGCCGCTCGCAAGGCCTCCTCCAGCCCGTCCCCGGCCCGGACCCAACCCCCGCCCGCGGGGTCGCGGGCAGGTAGGAAGAGCCACTCACTGGACTCCCTGTCCCGCCGGCGGGAGGGCGCCCTCAGCTCCGAGTCCGGAGCGTCGTCGTCGTCCTACAGCGGAGAGAGCCTGCGGGAACTGCACTGGCCGCCGCGGGCCTCGGCCAGGAACAGCTGCGCGGCGGGGTCGGCGGCCTCGGCTCCCAACCCCCTGGGCCGCCCATCCGCCCTGGCCCTGGTTCCGCTCACCGGCCGCAGCTTCAGCCTCGGCGACCTGAGCCACTCGCCCCAGACAGCTCAGCACGTGGAGCGCATCGTGCGCCAAGTGCGCGCCGAGCGGGGTCTGCGCGGGGTGCCCGAGCGCGACCGGAAGATCGCGGCGCTGATGTTGGCGCGGCACCAGGAGGAGCGCCTGCTGCTGGAGCAGCGCGCCGCGGCCCACGGCCAGTGGGAGCAGCAGCGCGTCCGCGCCGAGCAGCGGCGGGAGCGCGAGGAGCGCGAGAAGCAGCGCGCCCTGGAGCAGGGCCGCCGGGCCTGGGCCGCGCAGGTGGAGGAGCGGCGCGGCCGCCGGGGTCGCGAGGAACGCGAGGAGGCGCGGCGCCGGCAGCGACAGTGCGAGCGCAGCGAGGAGCGGCGGCGGGAGCTGGCCGAGCGCCAGGGACTGCTGCGGCGGGAGCGGGCGGAGCGCGCGGCCCGGGAGGATAGGCAGCGCAAGCTGCAGCAGGAACAGAACCTGAAGCAGCGGGAGGAGGGTCTGCAGGAGGTGCGCGAGCGGGCCGAGCAGGTCCGCAGGGAGCGCGCTAAGCGCGCGGCCCAGGtcaagcagcagcaggagggccaGTTGCAGCGGGAGAAACAGGAGCTTAGCCGGGTGGAGCGGGCGCGCCACGAGGCGTTGTTGAAAGGTCGGGCCCGGCAGGAACGCCAGGAGCGCGAGGGCCTGCGGAGTTCCCTGGAGGCCAGCTTGGGCCGCGCGCAGGAGAATTACGAGCAGTTGGTGGAGCAGCGCACGCGGGAGCTGCGCGAGCGGGCCCGGCGGGAGGAGCTGCAGGGCCGGCGGGCCAAAGAGGCTGCTGAGCGCAAGGAGCGCGAGCATCAGGCGCACCTGGAGGCTCTGGCCCGGGCAGGCGAGCGGCGGCTTCAGCACGCGGCGCAGGCGGCCGAGGAGGCGGTGCAGCAGAAGGCGCGGCGCGTGGGCCAGAGCCGGATGGAGAAGGAGCGGGCCCAGCGCGCCAACAAGGAGAAGGTGGAGAGGGACGAAGACTGCCGCCGGCGGGAGCTGCTCCAAGCCATCGGTCGCAAGCTGGAGCGCAGCGAGCAGCTGTCTCGGGAGCGGCGCAGCGCTCTGGAGAGCGCTCGCTCCACAGCCCGCGCCTCCTTCCACGTGCGCGAGAAGGTGCGCCAGGAGACCAACACGCGCTCCTTCGATCGCATGGTGCGCGAGGCCCAGCTGCACGCCAGCCTGGACCGTAAATGA